From a region of the Streptacidiphilus albus JL83 genome:
- a CDS encoding carboxymuconolactone decarboxylase family protein: MTTQTTQPTTDGNAHHVHGPRMSFFQAAPEFYQAMVALDRASRKGVDPALAELVKIRASQLNHCAYCLAMHTRDARKAGESEQRIYLLNAWQEAGAFFTVKEQAALALTEAVTVLTDGFVPDAVYAQAAEHFEEAELAQLIALILTINAWNRIAVTTRMDPASL, encoded by the coding sequence ATGACGACGCAGACGACGCAGCCGACCACTGACGGTAACGCCCACCACGTGCACGGCCCCCGGATGAGCTTCTTCCAGGCCGCTCCCGAGTTCTACCAGGCGATGGTGGCCCTGGACCGGGCCTCGCGGAAGGGCGTGGACCCGGCCCTGGCCGAGCTGGTCAAGATCCGTGCCTCGCAGCTCAACCACTGTGCCTACTGCCTGGCCATGCACACCAGGGACGCCCGCAAGGCCGGCGAGTCCGAGCAGCGGATCTACCTGCTGAACGCCTGGCAGGAGGCCGGCGCCTTCTTCACGGTGAAGGAGCAGGCGGCGCTGGCGCTGACCGAGGCGGTCACCGTGCTGACCGACGGCTTCGTCCCGGACGCCGTCTACGCGCAGGCGGCCGAGCACTTCGAGGAGGCCGAACTGGCCCAGCTGATCGCGCTGATCCTGACCATCAACGCCTGGAACCGGATCGCCGTGACCACCCGGATGGACCCGGCCTCGCTCTGA
- the pdxR gene encoding MocR-like pyridoxine biosynthesis transcription factor PdxR: MTRIWATSSEPGSDLHLDLNLGEGSAGGVRAALIRALRDAVRSGRLAPGVRLPSSRTLAADLGLARNTVADAYGELVAEGWLSARQGSGTRVAQRTLPGRTTTARPAVRRPEATHNLHAGSPDLSSFPRAAWAAAGRRALANAPAAAFGYGDPRGRVELRQALADYLARARGVRTDPERIVICEGFAQGAALLGRVLRQLESRRGGRPRRLAVESYGLGFHRGLLTGAGLGTVPLTVDRLGAATPELASMPEVGAALLTPAHQFPTGVPLAPERRTAVVEWARDADALVLEDDYDGEFRYDRQPVGALQGLDPERVAYLGTASKSLAPALRLGWMVLPGRLVDGVVAAKTEAERHPASLNQLVLAEFITSGAYDRHVRAMRLRYRRRRDRLVAALAERAPAVEVSGIAAGLHAVLRLPPGTEDDALHGAAWLGLAVQGLDEFRHPDVPAAGDAALVVGYGTPPEHGFSAALDALCQALEAI; the protein is encoded by the coding sequence ATGACACGAATATGGGCCACTTCCTCCGAGCCCGGCAGCGATCTGCACCTGGACCTGAACCTGGGGGAGGGTTCCGCCGGCGGCGTGCGCGCGGCGCTGATCCGGGCGCTGCGGGACGCGGTCCGCAGCGGGCGGCTGGCGCCGGGCGTGCGGCTGCCGTCCTCGCGGACCCTGGCCGCGGACCTCGGGCTGGCCCGCAACACCGTCGCCGACGCCTACGGCGAACTGGTCGCGGAGGGCTGGCTCTCGGCCCGGCAGGGCTCCGGTACCCGGGTCGCCCAGCGGACCCTCCCCGGCCGCACCACCACCGCCCGCCCCGCCGTCCGGCGTCCTGAGGCGACCCACAACCTCCACGCCGGGTCGCCCGACCTGTCCTCCTTCCCCCGCGCCGCCTGGGCCGCCGCCGGACGCCGGGCGCTGGCCAACGCCCCGGCCGCGGCCTTCGGCTACGGCGATCCGCGCGGCCGGGTCGAGCTGCGGCAGGCCCTCGCCGACTACCTGGCCCGGGCCCGGGGGGTGCGCACCGATCCGGAGCGGATCGTCATCTGCGAGGGCTTCGCCCAGGGGGCGGCACTGCTGGGCCGGGTGCTGCGGCAACTGGAGTCCCGCCGGGGCGGGAGGCCGCGGCGGCTGGCGGTGGAGTCCTACGGTCTCGGCTTCCACCGGGGGCTGCTGACCGGCGCCGGGCTGGGCACCGTCCCGCTGACGGTCGACCGGCTCGGCGCCGCCACCCCGGAGTTGGCCTCGATGCCGGAGGTCGGCGCAGCGCTGCTCACCCCGGCGCACCAGTTCCCGACCGGCGTCCCGCTGGCTCCGGAGCGCCGGACCGCCGTGGTGGAGTGGGCCCGGGACGCGGACGCGCTGGTGCTGGAGGACGACTACGACGGCGAGTTCCGCTACGACCGGCAGCCGGTGGGCGCGCTGCAGGGGCTGGACCCGGAGCGGGTCGCCTACCTGGGCACGGCGAGCAAGAGCCTGGCGCCCGCGCTCCGACTGGGCTGGATGGTGCTGCCGGGCCGACTGGTCGACGGGGTGGTGGCGGCCAAGACCGAGGCGGAGCGCCATCCGGCCAGCCTGAACCAGCTGGTGCTGGCCGAGTTCATCACCTCCGGGGCCTACGACCGGCATGTCCGGGCGATGCGGCTGCGCTACCGCCGCCGGCGCGACCGGCTGGTGGCCGCGCTGGCCGAACGGGCCCCGGCGGTCGAGGTGAGCGGGATCGCGGCCGGGCTGCACGCGGTACTGCGGCTCCCCCCGGGCACCGAGGACGACGCGCTCCACGGAGCGGCCTGGCTGGGCCTGGCCGTCCAGGGCCTGGACGAGTTCCGCCACCCCGACGTCCCGGCCGCCGGCGACGCGGCCCTGGTCGTCGGCTACGGCACCCCGCCGGAGCACGGCTTCTCGGCCGCGCTCGACGCCCTCTGCCAAGCCCTGGAGGCGATCTGA
- a CDS encoding NADH-quinone oxidoreductase subunit D: MRETTVGIGAGAATELGTSDMVLNIGPQHPSTHGVLRLKLRLDGEVITAVEPVIGYMHRGAEKLFEARDYRQIIMLANRHDWLSAFANELGVVLGVERMLGMEVPERATWTRTLLAELNRVLNHLMFLGSYPLELGGITPVFHAFHEREQLQAVLEEASGGRMHYMFNRVGGLKEDLPAGWYGRVGAAVAALRERVRTFDDLVLGNDIFRARTRGVGVLAPEHVHAYGVSGPIARASGVDFDLRRDEPYLAYGELGDVLRVVTRQEGDCLARFECLLEQTRNSLDLADACLDRIAELPSGPINQRLPKVLKAPEGHTYTWTENPLGVNGYYLVSRGDKTPWRLKLRSASYNNIQVLGELLPGTLVADMVAILGSLFFVVGDIDK; encoded by the coding sequence GTGCGGGAGACGACGGTCGGGATCGGCGCCGGGGCCGCCACCGAACTCGGCACCAGCGACATGGTGCTGAACATCGGCCCGCAGCACCCGTCCACCCACGGCGTGCTGCGGCTGAAGCTGCGGCTGGACGGCGAGGTGATCACCGCCGTCGAACCGGTCATCGGCTACATGCACCGGGGCGCGGAGAAGTTGTTCGAGGCGCGTGACTACCGTCAGATCATCATGCTGGCCAACCGGCACGACTGGCTCTCGGCCTTCGCCAACGAACTGGGCGTGGTCCTCGGCGTCGAGCGGATGCTCGGCATGGAGGTGCCCGAGCGCGCCACCTGGACCAGGACCCTGCTGGCCGAGCTCAACCGGGTGCTCAACCACCTGATGTTCCTCGGCTCCTACCCGCTGGAGCTGGGTGGGATCACCCCGGTCTTCCACGCCTTCCACGAGCGCGAGCAGCTGCAGGCGGTGCTGGAGGAGGCCTCCGGCGGCCGGATGCACTACATGTTCAACCGGGTCGGCGGCCTCAAGGAGGACCTCCCGGCCGGCTGGTACGGGCGGGTCGGGGCCGCCGTCGCGGCGCTGCGCGAGCGGGTGCGGACCTTCGACGACCTGGTCCTCGGCAACGACATCTTCCGCGCCCGGACCCGCGGCGTGGGCGTACTGGCCCCGGAGCACGTCCACGCGTACGGGGTGAGCGGGCCGATCGCCCGCGCCTCCGGCGTCGACTTCGACCTGCGCCGGGACGAGCCCTACCTCGCCTACGGCGAGCTCGGCGACGTGCTGCGGGTGGTGACCCGTCAGGAGGGCGACTGCCTGGCCCGGTTCGAGTGCCTGCTGGAGCAGACCCGCAACTCGCTGGACCTGGCCGACGCCTGCCTGGACCGGATCGCCGAGCTGCCGAGCGGACCGATCAACCAGCGGCTGCCCAAGGTGCTCAAGGCCCCCGAGGGCCACACCTACACCTGGACCGAGAACCCGCTCGGCGTGAACGGCTACTACCTGGTGTCGCGCGGCGACAAGACCCCCTGGCGGCTCAAGCTCCGCTCGGCCTCCTACAACAACATCCAGGTGCTGGGCGAACTGCTGCCGGGGACGCTGGTCGCGGACATGGTGGCGATCCTGGGCTCGCTCTTCTTCGTCGTCGGGGACATCGACAAGTAG